ATCTACCACGCGCTCAAGCAGATGGCCAAGGAGGGACTGCTGCTCGCCCACGGGACGGCCCCGTCCACGGCGGGCGGCCCGCCCCGCACCGAGTACGAGATCACCGAGCGGGGGACCGAGGAGTACCTCGCCCTCCTGCGGTCGTCCCTGACCGCGCACGACCAGAACACGGACGTGCTCACCGCGGGCGTCGGGTTCGTCGTCGATCTGGAACGCTCCGAGGCGGTGGCACTGCTCCGGGAACGGATCGACGCCATAGAGCGCCGGCGGGCCTCGGTCACCGGGCACTACGTACCGGCCGGCGGCACCGGGTCGCTCGGGCACATCGGCGAGATCATGAACCTGTGGATGCACACGGCCGACGCGGGAGCCGAGTGGACC
This DNA window, taken from Streptomyces nitrosporeus, encodes the following:
- a CDS encoding PadR family transcriptional regulator, whose translation is MSAIRLLVLGAVRRHGRAHGYQVRNDLEAWGAHEWSRAKPGSIYHALKQMAKEGLLLAHGTAPSTAGGPPRTEYEITERGTEEYLALLRSSLTAHDQNTDVLTAGVGFVVDLERSEAVALLRERIDAIERRRASVTGHYVPAGGTGSLGHIGEIMNLWMHTADAGAEWTRGLIARIEAGAYTFAGEGGPSAGTAAPARPAQDAAGAGGRDT